One genomic segment of Gottschalkia acidurici 9a includes these proteins:
- the trpD gene encoding anthranilate phosphoribosyltransferase, whose protein sequence is MFSKSLNDILDGKNLTEENAQLIMHSIMQGELSESQISALLIGLRMKGETVEEITGFARGMKNNARRVSVDSYSIDTCGTGGDGGKTFNISTAVSIVASAAGVSVAKHGNRAVSSKSGSADVLVELGFNIDIDPHIAESCLKEKGMAFLFAPNYHTAMKNVAPVRRDLGIRTIFNMLGPLSNPVDIKGQVLGIYDGRLTNTIANVLLKLGMERALVVHGDDGLDEITTTTTTTVSEVRDGRVIDYKISPEEFGMSLADPKDISGGDAKENAEIILNILKGKKGPERDIVVLNAGAALYVGKMASNLKEGIKLAEEVIDSGKALDKLNELIEYNRRILCLS, encoded by the coding sequence ATGTTTAGTAAGTCTTTAAATGATATATTAGATGGGAAAAATTTAACGGAAGAAAATGCACAACTAATAATGCATTCAATAATGCAAGGAGAACTATCAGAATCACAAATATCTGCACTACTAATAGGGTTAAGAATGAAAGGTGAAACGGTAGAAGAAATAACAGGGTTTGCTAGAGGTATGAAAAACAATGCTAGAAGAGTAAGTGTAGATAGCTATAGTATAGATACTTGTGGAACTGGTGGAGACGGAGGAAAGACTTTCAATATATCAACAGCAGTATCTATAGTAGCATCCGCTGCGGGGGTTTCAGTAGCAAAGCATGGAAACAGGGCGGTATCTAGTAAAAGTGGAAGTGCTGATGTATTAGTAGAATTAGGCTTTAATATAGATATAGATCCACATATAGCTGAAAGTTGCTTGAAAGAAAAAGGTATGGCATTTTTATTTGCACCAAACTATCATACAGCTATGAAGAATGTAGCACCAGTAAGACGTGACTTAGGAATAAGAACAATATTTAATATGCTGGGTCCATTAAGTAATCCAGTAGATATAAAAGGTCAAGTTCTAGGAATTTATGATGGAAGGCTTACTAACACTATAGCAAATGTGTTGCTAAAGTTAGGAATGGAAAGAGCATTAGTGGTACATGGAGATGATGGGCTAGACGAAATAACAACGACAACGACTACTACAGTAAGTGAAGTTAGAGATGGAAGAGTAATAGATTACAAGATAAGTCCAGAGGAATTCGGAATGAGTCTTGCAGATCCAAAAGACATATCTGGTGGAGATGCAAAAGAAAATGCAGAGATAATACTAAACATCTTAAAAGGAAAAAAAGGTCCAGAAAGAGATATAGTAGTTCTTAATGCTGGAGCAGCATTATATGTAGGAAAGATGGCTAGTAACTTAAAGGAAGGAATAAAGTTAGCAGAGGAAGTAATAGATTCAGGAAAAGCACTAGATAAATTAAATGAACTAATAGAGTACAATAGGAGGATATTATGTTTATCTTAG
- the trpC gene encoding indole-3-glycerol phosphate synthase TrpC produces the protein MFILDKIVEVKKKQLEIEKQEISLEEMIEKSKEDRIIRDFEDALDNDDISVISEIKKASPSRGIIKEDFNPVFTAKIYEESPFNAISVLTEREFFLGDDKYINMVKEVTTKPILRKDFIIDEYQIYQSKVIGADAILLIAAILKGKLKSYYDLAKSLGLHVLVEVHGEDEIEEAIESGCRLIGINNRNLKTFDVDLKHTEKLIKLLPSDKIVISESGIKGYEDMEYLKYLGVKGVLVGETLMRNLSNEPKSIILGDILTP, from the coding sequence ATGTTTATCTTAGATAAAATAGTTGAGGTTAAAAAGAAGCAGCTAGAGATTGAAAAGCAAGAAATTAGTCTAGAAGAAATGATAGAAAAATCTAAGGAAGATAGAATTATAAGAGATTTTGAAGATGCACTAGACAATGATGATATATCAGTTATATCTGAAATAAAAAAGGCATCACCTTCTAGAGGAATAATAAAAGAAGATTTTAACCCAGTTTTTACAGCAAAAATATATGAAGAAAGTCCATTCAATGCTATATCAGTTTTAACAGAAAGAGAGTTTTTTCTAGGTGATGATAAGTATATAAATATGGTTAAAGAAGTAACTACTAAGCCTATATTAAGAAAAGACTTTATAATAGATGAATATCAAATATATCAATCAAAGGTGATAGGAGCAGATGCAATACTTTTAATAGCAGCTATATTAAAAGGAAAACTTAAAAGCTATTATGATTTAGCTAAAAGTCTAGGACTTCATGTGTTAGTAGAGGTTCATGGAGAAGATGAAATAGAAGAAGCTATAGAAAGTGGATGTAGATTAATAGGAATAAACAACAGAAATCTAAAAACCTTTGATGTAGATTTAAAGCATACTGAGAAGCTAATAAAACTACTACCTAGTGATAAAATAGTTATTTCAGAAAGTGGAATTAAGGGTTATGAGGATATGGAATACTTAAAATACTTAGGAGTAAAAGGAGTACTTGTAGGAGAAACACTTATGAGAAATTTAAGTAATGAACCAAAGTCTATAATTTTAGGCGATATACTTACTCCATAA
- a CDS encoding phosphoribosylanthranilate isomerase has translation MVKIKVCGIRRNQDIEYVNTLRPEYIGFIFAESKRKVTKEEAFTLKELLNKDIKTVGIFVNEDLKNVKDIANFVGLDIVQLHGDEDARYIDSLKSELINKSIWKAVRIKDENSLKDIEQFNVDGILLDTYSKEAYGGLGESFDWNIVRNLKTNKKVILAGGLNSDNVERGINKVRPDIIDVSSGVETDGYKDFNKMKSFIKKGRKL, from the coding sequence ATGGTTAAAATAAAAGTTTGTGGGATAAGAAGAAATCAAGATATAGAGTATGTAAATACTTTAAGGCCAGAATATATAGGATTTATATTTGCAGAAAGTAAGAGAAAAGTGACTAAAGAGGAAGCTTTTACTCTAAAAGAATTACTAAATAAAGATATTAAAACTGTGGGTATATTTGTAAATGAAGATTTAAAAAATGTAAAAGACATAGCTAACTTTGTAGGTTTAGACATAGTACAATTACATGGAGATGAAGATGCAAGATATATAGATAGTCTTAAAAGCGAACTTATAAATAAAAGTATTTGGAAAGCTGTTAGAATAAAAGATGAAAATAGTTTAAAAGATATAGAACAGTTCAATGTAGATGGAATACTTTTAGATACTTACTCTAAAGAAGCATATGGTGGACTTGGAGAATCATTTGATTGGAATATAGTGAGGAACTTAAAGACAAACAAAAAAGTTATTTTAGCGGGTGGACTTAATTCTGATAATGTAGAAAGAGGCATAAACAAGGTGCGCCCTGATATAATAGATGTTTCTAGTGGTGTAGAAACAGATGGATATAAAGATTTTAATAAAATGAAAAGTTTCATAAAAAAAGGGAGGAAGTTATAA
- the trpB gene encoding tryptophan synthase subunit beta produces the protein MTNTIVKGKFGKFGGQYVAESVMNVLGELEVAFEEAKNDQSFADEFNYYMKDYVGRENPLYYAENLSKKYGKAKIYLKREDLNHTGAHKINNAIGQVLLAKRMGKKRIIAETGAGQHGVATATAAALFGMECEIFMGEEDTKRQALNVFKMEALGAKVNSVTTGSKTLADAVDAALQDWVENIDTTFYILGSAVGPHPYPTIVKYFQSIISKEAKKQILEKENRLPDYVVACVGGGSNAIGMFSEFIEDEEVKLIGVEPAGLGLDTDKHAATMTKGSVGILHGMKTYVLQDEDGQILPVHSISAGLDYPGVGPEHSHLKDIGRAEYVSVTDDESVDALMELTKVEGIIPAIESAHAVAHVLKLAKSLEEEKIIIISLSGRGDKDIARIARLKGVNVTDEE, from the coding sequence ATGACAAATACGATAGTTAAGGGTAAGTTTGGAAAATTCGGAGGACAATATGTAGCAGAATCAGTAATGAATGTTTTAGGAGAATTAGAGGTAGCATTTGAGGAAGCTAAGAACGACCAAAGCTTTGCAGATGAATTTAATTACTATATGAAAGATTATGTAGGAAGAGAAAATCCATTATACTATGCAGAAAATCTTTCAAAAAAATATGGAAAAGCAAAAATATACTTAAAAAGAGAAGATTTAAACCATACAGGAGCACACAAAATAAATAACGCTATAGGTCAAGTACTTCTAGCTAAAAGAATGGGTAAAAAAAGAATAATCGCAGAAACAGGAGCAGGTCAACATGGAGTTGCAACAGCTACAGCGGCAGCACTATTTGGTATGGAATGTGAAATATTTATGGGAGAAGAAGATACAAAAAGACAGGCACTTAACGTATTTAAAATGGAAGCTCTAGGAGCTAAAGTTAACTCTGTAACTACAGGAAGTAAAACTCTAGCAGATGCTGTAGACGCAGCATTACAAGATTGGGTAGAAAATATAGATACTACATTCTATATCTTAGGTTCAGCAGTAGGACCACATCCATATCCAACTATAGTGAAATACTTCCAAAGTATTATCTCTAAAGAAGCTAAAAAACAAATATTAGAGAAAGAAAACAGATTACCAGACTATGTAGTAGCTTGTGTAGGTGGAGGAAGTAATGCTATTGGAATGTTTAGTGAATTTATAGAAGATGAAGAAGTAAAATTAATAGGGGTAGAACCAGCAGGTCTTGGATTAGACACTGATAAACATGCAGCTACAATGACAAAAGGAAGTGTTGGAATATTACACGGAATGAAGACATACGTACTTCAAGATGAAGATGGTCAAATATTACCAGTACACTCTATATCAGCAGGATTAGACTATCCAGGAGTAGGACCTGAGCATTCTCACTTAAAAGATATCGGAAGAGCAGAATATGTTAGCGTAACAGATGATGAATCAGTTGATGCTCTTATGGAATTAACTAAAGTAGAAGGTATAATACCAGCTATTGAAAGTGCGCATGCAGTAGCACATGTATTAAAACTTGCAAAATCATTAGAAGAAGAAAAGATAATAATAATCTCACTTTCAGGTAGAGGAGATAAAGATATAGCTAGAATAGCAAGATTAAAGGGAGTAAATGTAACAGACGAAGAATAA
- the trpA gene encoding tryptophan synthase subunit alpha, with product MLNRLDKRFKDLKERNEKALITFITSGVPDLETTEELVLEMEKAGADVVELGIPYSRPIADGKIIAEASKRALENGIKTSKVMEMVKNLREKTELPLVYLVYFNTVFAYGVDRFLSKCNEVGIDGIIIPDLPIEERDEVLEACKENYVHLIPLVAPTSKDRIKEITEGTGGFVYCVAVNGVTGTRDSINENIQEYMDTVSKFTDTPKAIGFGISSPEMAKEYKDYSDGVIVGSAIVRKILEGNSREEIVKSISSFVKELKDAVLDK from the coding sequence GTGTTGAATAGATTAGATAAAAGATTTAAGGATTTAAAGGAAAGAAATGAAAAAGCTCTTATTACATTTATAACTAGTGGAGTTCCAGATCTTGAAACTACAGAAGAACTAGTTCTCGAAATGGAAAAGGCAGGAGCAGATGTAGTGGAACTTGGTATTCCATATTCTCGCCCTATAGCTGACGGTAAAATTATAGCAGAAGCATCTAAAAGAGCTTTAGAAAACGGAATTAAGACATCTAAAGTTATGGAAATGGTAAAGAATTTAAGAGAGAAAACAGAATTACCACTAGTTTACCTAGTATATTTTAATACTGTATTTGCTTACGGTGTAGATAGATTTCTAAGTAAATGCAATGAGGTAGGAATAGATGGAATAATCATACCTGATCTTCCGATAGAAGAAAGGGATGAAGTGCTAGAAGCTTGTAAAGAAAACTATGTTCACTTAATACCGTTAGTAGCACCTACATCTAAAGATAGAATAAAAGAAATAACTGAAGGTACAGGTGGATTTGTTTACTGTGTAGCAGTGAATGGGGTTACTGGAACTAGAGATAGTATAAATGAAAATATTCAAGAATATATGGACACGGTATCAAAATTTACAGACACACCAAAAGCTATAGGATTTGGTATATCAAGTCCAGAAATGGCTAAGGAGTATAAGGACTACTCAGATGGAGTAATAGTAGGAAGTGCAATAGTTAGAAAAATACTAGAGGGAAATAGTAGAGAAGAGATAGTGAAAAGTATAAGCAGTTTTGTAAAAGAATTAAAAGATGCTGTATTAGATAAATAG
- a CDS encoding ABC transporter substrate-binding protein: MLKRKGIILTLVTVMILTLLSGCGTQKNNSDGSVNSSTGKDKKDIIKIGEVQVTEYFGLDLSREGFRAALASRGYKEGENIEIEYANAQSDQSVGQNIAQSFANSNKDLIHAVATPVAQASYNATKDIPIVFTAVTDPVDAGIVKNLDKSGTNVVGMSDMVPMKAQFNLIKKFFPEAKKLGIVYSSSDANSSVKVKEAKSIASEYGLEIIAQGAATTNDVGQTVESLLGKIDILYVPTDSTVVPAMPIIITKALEKKIPIIPEEKGQVELGALAAEGIDFYKLGYESGLMAADILDGKSKPQDMPSKILEDRDIYVNKETLEKLGLTIPEDIKDKVKFVEVKK, translated from the coding sequence ATGTTAAAAAGAAAAGGTATAATATTAACGTTAGTAACTGTAATGATATTGACTTTACTATCAGGATGTGGAACTCAGAAAAACAATAGTGATGGTAGTGTTAATTCAAGTACAGGTAAAGATAAAAAAGACATTATAAAGATAGGTGAAGTTCAGGTTACAGAATACTTTGGACTTGATTTAAGTCGTGAGGGATTTAGAGCAGCCCTGGCATCTAGAGGCTACAAAGAGGGAGAAAATATTGAAATTGAGTATGCAAATGCGCAAAGTGACCAGAGTGTAGGACAAAATATAGCTCAAAGTTTTGCAAATAGTAATAAAGATCTTATACATGCTGTAGCAACACCTGTTGCACAGGCATCATATAATGCAACTAAAGATATACCAATAGTATTTACAGCAGTTACAGATCCTGTAGATGCGGGAATAGTTAAAAATCTAGACAAATCAGGTACTAATGTTGTAGGAATGTCAGATATGGTTCCTATGAAAGCACAATTTAACTTAATTAAAAAATTCTTTCCAGAAGCAAAAAAACTAGGGATAGTTTATAGTTCTAGTGATGCAAATTCATCAGTAAAAGTAAAGGAAGCAAAATCTATAGCTAGTGAATATGGACTTGAAATAATAGCACAAGGAGCTGCAACTACTAATGATGTAGGTCAAACAGTGGAATCGCTGTTAGGAAAAATAGATATATTATATGTACCAACAGATAGCACAGTGGTTCCAGCAATGCCTATTATCATAACAAAAGCATTAGAAAAGAAAATTCCAATAATACCAGAGGAAAAAGGTCAAGTAGAGCTTGGAGCTTTAGCAGCGGAAGGAATAGATTTTTATAAGTTAGGATATGAAAGTGGTCTTATGGCAGCAGATATATTAGATGGTAAAAGTAAACCTCAAGATATGCCATCTAAGATATTAGAAGATAGGGATATATATGTAAATAAAGAAACACTAGAGAAGTTAGGATTGACTATACCGGAGGATATAAAAGATAAAGTTAAATTTGTAGAAGTTAAAAAGTAG
- a CDS encoding ABC transporter ATP-binding protein, with protein sequence MESCKLLIKFMRGKLLKYIASIICVGLNIAFTMLVPIVISITIDSIIGNKPIDAPMIIMKGIEYIGGKSVMAKNIWICSLAIVLITIFRGISIYLGGKWSAEASESTAKNMRDELYKHLQLLSYDYHIKSETGDLIQRCTSDIETVKKFLTTQLVEIGYAVFMLTGVLTVMLSLNIKLTLVAMAVVPIIFIFSIIFFNVVKRTFKVADEAEGKLSNVLQENLTAMRVVRAFGRQSYEIDKFDKSNKLFKDLTYKLMRQLAWYWSLSDFICLLQIAFVLIIGSYLSAKGEITLGTLVVFITYEGLLLWPVRQMGRILSDMGKTIVATSRIKEILDENTEYEKIEQLKPEILGNIEFKNVTFQYDEGKEALKDISFTVGKGQTIAILGPTGSGKTSLVNLLGRLYDYQKGSIKIDGVELKNIDKKWVRSHIGIVLQEPFLYGKTIKANIGIAKENVEDEEIFNVAKDTSIHDVIMGFKNGYDTLVGERGVTLSGGQKQRSAIARILINNYPILAFDDSLSAVDTETDAHIRKALKERNGDTTTFIISHRIGTIAEADLILVLEQGKLTQIGKHEELLNEHGLYKRIWDMQNSLEEKLG encoded by the coding sequence TTGGAGAGTTGTAAATTATTAATTAAATTTATGAGAGGTAAATTACTGAAATATATAGCTTCTATTATATGTGTCGGGCTAAATATAGCATTTACTATGCTAGTACCAATAGTTATAAGTATAACTATTGACTCTATAATAGGTAACAAGCCTATAGATGCACCAATGATTATCATGAAAGGAATAGAATATATTGGCGGAAAAAGTGTAATGGCTAAAAATATTTGGATATGTAGTTTGGCTATTGTACTTATCACAATTTTTAGAGGAATATCTATATATTTAGGTGGAAAGTGGTCAGCAGAAGCTTCAGAGTCAACAGCAAAAAATATGAGAGATGAGCTATATAAGCACTTACAATTGCTTTCATATGACTATCATATTAAATCTGAAACTGGTGATCTTATACAAAGATGCACTTCGGATATAGAAACTGTGAAAAAATTCTTAACTACACAACTCGTTGAGATAGGATATGCAGTATTTATGTTAACAGGTGTACTAACTGTTATGCTTTCACTAAATATAAAACTAACTCTTGTTGCTATGGCAGTAGTTCCAATAATATTTATATTTTCTATAATATTTTTTAACGTTGTTAAACGGACGTTTAAAGTTGCAGACGAAGCAGAAGGAAAATTATCAAATGTATTGCAAGAAAATCTTACCGCAATGAGAGTAGTAAGAGCTTTCGGAAGACAATCTTATGAAATAGATAAGTTTGATAAGAGTAATAAGTTGTTTAAAGACCTTACGTATAAACTTATGAGACAGTTAGCATGGTACTGGTCACTGTCGGATTTTATATGTTTACTTCAAATAGCATTTGTGTTAATCATAGGTTCATACTTATCTGCTAAAGGAGAGATTACATTAGGAACTTTAGTTGTGTTTATTACTTATGAAGGTCTACTTTTATGGCCAGTAAGACAAATGGGTAGAATACTTTCAGATATGGGAAAGACGATAGTTGCTACAAGTCGTATAAAAGAGATATTAGACGAAAATACAGAGTATGAAAAGATTGAACAACTTAAACCTGAAATATTAGGAAATATTGAATTTAAAAATGTGACATTTCAATATGATGAAGGTAAAGAGGCACTTAAAGATATATCTTTCACAGTAGGAAAAGGTCAAACGATAGCAATATTAGGTCCTACCGGATCAGGGAAAACATCTTTGGTAAATCTATTGGGAAGACTTTATGACTATCAGAAAGGTTCTATAAAGATAGATGGTGTTGAACTTAAAAACATAGATAAGAAGTGGGTAAGAAGTCATATCGGAATAGTACTTCAGGAACCATTCTTATATGGGAAAACTATAAAAGCAAATATAGGAATAGCCAAAGAGAATGTAGAAGATGAAGAAATATTTAATGTAGCTAAGGATACATCTATTCATGATGTAATAATGGGATTTAAAAATGGATATGACACATTAGTCGGGGAGCGTGGAGTTACTCTATCTGGAGGTCAAAAGCAAAGATCGGCTATTGCTAGAATCTTAATAAATAACTATCCAATACTAGCATTTGATGACTCATTAAGTGCAGTAGATACAGAAACAGATGCTCATATTCGTAAAGCTTTAAAAGAGAGAAATGGAGATACTACTACATTTATAATATCTCATAGAATTGGTACTATTGCCGAAGCTGATTTAATCTTGGTTTTAGAGCAGGGAAAATTAACTCAAATAGGAAAACATGAAGAATTATTAAATGAGCATGGATTATATAAAAGAATATGGGATATGCAAAATTCTTTAGAAGAAAAACTAGGTTAA
- a CDS encoding ABC transporter ATP-binding protein, with protein MTNLEEEEFKRKFNLKLWKEILLYGMPSKKLLVFLAIIMVGVGGIDAIFPLMNKYAIDNFVTTGNIKGLYSFGAIYFILVLLQAINVWLLIDTSGKIQTQITYNIRKKAFKHLQELSFSYFDTTQVGWIMSRMTLDTQKLGDIVAWGLVDMIWGLTMMVVIICAMLYLNLKLAIITLSVVPVVIVVSMYFQKKMLKSHRQVRKINSKITGAFNEGIMGARTTKTLSREEKNLEEFKEHTSEMKLYSIRATVLSSLYQPIVITLGSIGTGIALWFGGKSVLMEVIGYGTLVAFISYTVQFFEPLRELARVFSDLQSAQASAERILSLLNTELEIKDKHEVIEKYGDTFNPKKENWPQIEGNISFKNVSFSYKTGEKILENFNFEVKSGQTVALVGETGSGKSTIVNLACRFYEPTKGEILIDGVDYRERSQLWLHSNLGYVLQSPELFSGTIKENIVYGNLDASELDIIKAAKLVNAHEFIKDLEKGYDTEVGEGGSRLSTGQKQLISFARAVLGDPKIFVLDEATSSIDTETEKIIQDALQKVLKGRTSFIIAHRLSTIKSSDCILVIKKGKVVEQGTHQELLKLKGYYYRLYTNQFKEEQEAKILHS; from the coding sequence ATGACTAATTTAGAAGAAGAAGAATTTAAGCGGAAATTTAACTTGAAACTATGGAAAGAAATATTACTATACGGAATGCCTTCTAAAAAGCTACTAGTATTCTTAGCTATAATAATGGTAGGGGTAGGAGGAATAGATGCCATATTTCCACTTATGAATAAATATGCTATAGATAACTTTGTAACTACCGGAAATATAAAAGGATTATATTCTTTTGGAGCTATATATTTTATATTAGTGCTATTACAAGCTATAAATGTATGGTTACTAATAGACACATCTGGAAAAATACAGACACAGATAACATATAATATAAGAAAAAAGGCATTTAAACATTTACAAGAGTTGTCATTTTCTTATTTTGATACTACTCAGGTTGGATGGATAATGTCTCGTATGACATTGGATACACAAAAATTAGGAGATATTGTAGCTTGGGGACTTGTAGACATGATCTGGGGACTTACTATGATGGTAGTTATAATATGTGCAATGCTTTACTTAAACCTAAAGCTAGCTATTATAACTCTGTCAGTAGTTCCAGTGGTTATAGTCGTGAGTATGTATTTTCAGAAAAAAATGCTGAAATCTCATCGTCAAGTTAGAAAAATAAATTCAAAAATTACAGGTGCGTTTAATGAGGGAATAATGGGTGCTAGAACTACTAAAACTCTAAGTAGAGAAGAAAAAAATCTAGAAGAGTTTAAAGAACACACTAGTGAGATGAAACTTTATTCAATAAGAGCAACTGTTTTATCGTCTCTTTATCAGCCTATAGTTATTACACTTGGGAGTATCGGAACGGGTATAGCTCTTTGGTTTGGAGGAAAATCTGTATTGATGGAGGTTATAGGATATGGTACATTAGTAGCATTTATATCTTATACAGTCCAATTTTTTGAACCATTAAGAGAATTAGCTCGTGTATTTTCAGACTTACAATCTGCTCAAGCTTCAGCAGAAAGAATACTATCTCTTCTAAATACAGAACTAGAAATAAAAGATAAACATGAAGTGATAGAGAAATATGGAGATACATTTAATCCTAAGAAAGAAAATTGGCCTCAAATTGAAGGGAATATAAGTTTTAAAAATGTATCATTTTCATATAAGACAGGGGAGAAGATATTAGAAAACTTTAATTTTGAAGTTAAGTCAGGTCAAACAGTAGCATTAGTAGGAGAGACTGGATCTGGAAAAAGTACTATAGTTAACCTAGCATGTAGATTCTACGAGCCAACAAAGGGAGAAATATTAATAGATGGGGTAGATTACAGGGAAAGATCACAACTTTGGCTTCACTCTAACTTGGGTTACGTACTACAGTCACCAGAGCTTTTTAGTGGAACCATTAAGGAAAATATAGTCTATGGAAATTTGGATGCAAGTGAGTTAGACATTATAAAAGCTGCTAAATTAGTAAATGCCCATGAATTTATAAAAGATTTAGAAAAAGGCTATGACACAGAGGTAGGTGAAGGTGGAAGTAGACTTTCTACGGGACAAAAACAACTAATATCTTTTGCAAGAGCAGTACTTGGTGATCCTAAGATATTTGTACTAGATGAAGCTACTTCATCAATAGATACGGAAACAGAGAAAATAATACAAGATGCACTTCAGAAAGTATTAAAAGGAAGAACTAGCTTTATAATAGCTCATAGATTATCTACCATAAAATCTTCAGACTGCATATTAGTAATAAAAAAAGGTAAAGTTGTGGAGCAAGGAACACATCAAGAGCTGTTAAAGCTTAAAGGATATTACTATAGACTATATACTAATCAATTTAAAGAAGAGCAAGAAGCAAAAATCTTACACTCGTAA
- a CDS encoding NAD(P)H-dependent flavin oxidoreductase, producing MISIGSLNIKYPIIQGGMAIKVSMAKLAGAVAKEGGMGVIAGTSITTKKLREEIKKAKEIASGNGAIGVNIMFAVTNFFELVEAAIEAKVDFITFGAGFSRDIFDIGKKHNTPIIPIVSSVRLAKISERLGASAVVAEGSNAGGHLGTDLTSWDIIKGIKEAVKIPVFGAGGIVTPEDAKKMLDLGADGIQMGTRFVATEECEVDDKFKQMYIEAKEDDVVEIMSSAGLLANALKSPFVEKILNGNPDKPSECNNCLKKCTHKFCVNDRLVRGHSGDHEGGIMFAGKDVWKIDSILSVKEVFERFKPIFE from the coding sequence ATGATCAGTATAGGAAGTTTAAATATCAAATACCCTATAATTCAAGGTGGAATGGCAATAAAAGTTTCCATGGCAAAATTAGCAGGTGCAGTAGCTAAAGAAGGCGGAATGGGAGTAATAGCAGGAACATCTATAACTACTAAGAAGCTAAGAGAAGAAATAAAAAAAGCTAAAGAAATAGCATCAGGCAATGGAGCTATTGGAGTTAATATAATGTTCGCTGTAACAAACTTTTTTGAATTAGTAGAGGCTGCTATTGAAGCTAAAGTAGACTTTATTACATTTGGAGCAGGATTTTCAAGAGATATATTTGATATAGGTAAAAAACACAACACTCCAATAATACCTATAGTATCATCAGTAAGATTAGCTAAAATATCAGAAAGATTAGGAGCAAGTGCAGTAGTTGCAGAAGGTTCAAATGCTGGAGGACACTTAGGTACAGACTTAACTTCTTGGGATATAATAAAAGGAATTAAAGAAGCAGTAAAGATACCTGTATTTGGAGCGGGAGGTATAGTAACTCCGGAAGATGCTAAGAAAATGCTAGATCTCGGAGCTGATGGAATACAAATGGGAACTAGATTTGTGGCAACAGAAGAGTGTGAAGTTGATGATAAATTTAAGCAAATGTATATAGAAGCAAAAGAAGATGATGTAGTAGAAATAATGAGTTCAGCAGGATTACTAGCAAATGCTTTAAAGTCACCGTTTGTGGAAAAAATATTAAATGGAAATCCAGATAAACCTAGCGAGTGTAATAATTGTTTAAAAAAATGTACTCATAAATTTTGTGTAAATGATAGATTAGTTCGTGGTCATTCAGGGGATCATGAAGGTGGAATAATGTTTGCAGGAAAAGATGTGTGGAAAATAGACAGTATATTATCAGTTAAAGAAGTATTTGAAAGATTTAAACCTATATTTGAATAA
- a CDS encoding class IV adenylate cyclase produces MAKELEVKVLNIDKKELEEKLLKLGATLIKKEHQINTVLDTKEGNIENSGKGYLRIRESKDLANNKVEYILTFKKNINNNGIRENKEIETKFTDKKAMIEILENLDVYIKNEGSKERISYEYEAIRFDIDTWDKDTYPYPYLEIEVTKKEDIDKAIRLLNVDEKDITLKSLKQLRQEAGLE; encoded by the coding sequence ATGGCTAAAGAATTAGAAGTAAAAGTTTTAAATATAGATAAAAAAGAGCTAGAGGAAAAGCTACTAAAATTAGGAGCTACATTAATTAAGAAAGAGCATCAGATAAACACTGTACTAGATACTAAAGAAGGAAATATAGAGAACTCTGGAAAAGGATATTTGAGAATAAGAGAGAGTAAAGATTTAGCTAATAACAAAGTAGAATATATATTAACTTTTAAAAAAAATATAAATAATAATGGTATAAGAGAAAACAAAGAGATAGAAACTAAGTTTACAGACAAAAAAGCAATGATTGAAATATTAGAAAACTTAGACGTATATATAAAAAATGAAGGCAGTAAAGAAAGAATAAGTTATGAATATGAAGCTATAAGATTTGATATAGATACATGGGATAAAGATACGTATCCATATCCTTATTTAGAAATAGAAGTTACTAAAAAAGAAGATATAGATAAAGCTATAAGACTACTTAATGTAGATGAGAAAGATATAACCTTGAAGTCACTAAAACAATTAAGGCAAGAAGCAGGATTAGAATAA